Below is a window of Synechococcus sp. RSCCF101 DNA.
CTCCACCACCTACGGCGCCAGCTTCGAGCTGTTCGACAAGGTGCACGCCAGCGGCAGCACGACCGAGCCTTACACCACCCTCACCAAGGTGGAGCCGGCCGGCGATGTGGCCTGGAACTTCGAGAAGTTCCTGGTGGGGCGCGACGGCACGGTGCAGGGCCGCTTCAAGAGCGGTGTGGAGCCGGACAGCGCCGAGCTGACCGCGGCGATCGAGGCCGCTCTGGCCGCCGCCGCCTAACCGCTGCGCCCGGGCCGGCACAGCCGCCGGCCCAGGCTGAACCCCCCCGCGGCAGCACCCAGCCCGAGCAGGAACGACCAGCCGATCAACGACAGGGCGTCCCCCGCCCGGCCCGCCAGCAGGAGATCGAGGCACTCCACCATCCAGCCGCTGAAGGTGGTGACCGATCCGCAGAACCCGACCCCCAGCAGCAACTGGCGCCGCG
It encodes the following:
- a CDS encoding CrcB family protein; amino-acid sequence: MSASPPPSLRTEAAELLLVALGAVPGALLRWQVGNDLIVNTLGSLLLGLLAGLPLRPRRQLLLGVGFCGSVTTFSGWMVECLDLLLAGRAGDALSLIGWSFLLGLGAAAGGFSLGRRLCRPGRSG